A region from the Desulfurobacterium pacificum genome encodes:
- a CDS encoding HD domain-containing protein, which yields MLRLVSSCLKSGYIVGGFVRDVLLGVRKKELDVDLVVSSWDEVDFDCLKERLGVKPFVFEKEKTVYTFYKKGEFRVDLTLVDGETIEEDLGKRDFTVNAMAVSLGGIFLKETVNLIDPFNGYEDLKRKVLRPIREDSIRADVVRILRGIRFKLTLNFAYHENFVRQAKENAFLLRKIPPPRLKDELFKILPLPLFHRYLEELDHLSAFVHVFPELEGIEKIPPSGLHQFDLKTHTFLTVKYLETFCDSIPLREEVGNDFNILKLVALYHDVAKPVTVKEKDGYLTFYNHDKIGAEIAKNAFQRLAFGKRASQIAWTVIRNHLRPFFLYDLYKKGKLTKKAIFNLYKDSRPYHYHVLLHSVADYMATSEEMAQSVGDYLDFLSLLVADFERFESIKPLLSGEDIIEIRGFSSPNPCVGRIKEKLEELQAIGKVRTKEEAIKFVKGYCCS from the coding sequence TCTTCGTGTTTGAAGTCTGGTTATATCGTTGGCGGTTTTGTCAGAGACGTTTTGTTAGGCGTTAGGAAGAAAGAGTTAGACGTTGATTTGGTGGTTAGCTCGTGGGATGAGGTGGATTTTGATTGTTTGAAAGAGAGGTTAGGTGTAAAGCCGTTTGTTTTTGAGAAGGAGAAGACGGTTTATACCTTTTATAAAAAGGGTGAATTCCGCGTTGATTTGACTTTGGTTGATGGGGAAACGATTGAGGAGGATTTGGGGAAGAGGGATTTTACGGTTAATGCTATGGCGGTGAGTTTGGGGGGGATTTTTTTAAAAGAAACTGTTAATTTGATAGATCCTTTTAATGGATATGAAGATTTAAAAAGGAAGGTTTTAAGACCGATAAGAGAAGATTCTATTCGGGCGGATGTTGTGAGAATTCTAAGGGGTATCAGGTTTAAGTTAACTCTCAATTTCGCGTATCATGAAAATTTTGTCAGACAGGCTAAAGAAAATGCTTTCCTTCTGAGAAAAATCCCCCCACCCCGCCTCAAAGACGAACTCTTCAAAATCCTCCCCCTTCCTCTCTTCCACCGCTACTTAGAAGAACTTGACCATTTGAGCGCTTTTGTTCACGTTTTCCCCGAGCTTGAAGGCATTGAAAAAATCCCCCCCTCCGGCCTTCACCAGTTTGACCTTAAAACCCACACCTTCCTAACCGTCAAATACCTTGAAACTTTCTGTGACTCTATACCTTTGAGAGAAGAAGTCGGTAATGACTTTAATATTCTCAAGTTGGTAGCCCTCTACCACGACGTTGCCAAACCTGTGACGGTGAAAGAAAAAGACGGTTACCTTACCTTTTACAACCACGATAAAATAGGTGCAGAGATTGCTAAAAACGCCTTTCAAAGATTGGCGTTTGGAAAGAGAGCCTCTCAAATAGCCTGGACGGTTATCAGAAACCACCTCCGTCCCTTTTTCCTATACGACCTTTACAAGAAAGGGAAACTGACTAAAAAGGCGATTTTCAACCTTTACAAAGATTCCCGTCCCTACCACTACCACGTTCTTCTTCACAGCGTTGCAGATTACATGGCAACATCGGAAGAAATGGCGCAGTCTGTTGGCGACTACCTTGATTTCCTTTCCCTTTTGGTAGCTGATTTTGAAAGGTTTGAGTCCATTAAACCGCTGCTTAGCGGTGAAGATATAATAGAGATAAGAGGATTTTCATCACCCAATCCCTGTGTGGGCAGAATTAAAGAGAAATTGGAAGAACTTCAGGCTATAGGTAAAGTCAGAACGAAAGAGGAGGCTATCAAGTTTGTCAAAGGATACTGCTGCAGTTAA